A genomic segment from Rhizobium sp. NLR16a encodes:
- a CDS encoding response regulator codes for MARILITEDEDSLRSFVARALRLDGHETDEAADGAEGLEKLKDGVYDLLLSDIRMPVMDGIELAHQAKDAFPALKILLMTGYAEQRERADDLAEKIIDVVAKPFALPDIRKAVARALVA; via the coding sequence ATGGCAAGAATTCTGATTACGGAAGACGAGGACTCCCTGCGGTCTTTCGTAGCCCGGGCCTTGCGGCTCGACGGTCACGAGACCGATGAGGCGGCCGACGGCGCCGAGGGGCTGGAGAAGCTGAAGGACGGGGTCTACGATCTGCTGCTGTCGGACATCCGCATGCCCGTGATGGACGGAATCGAACTCGCCCATCAGGCGAAAGACGCCTTCCCCGCTTTGAAGATCCTGCTGATGACCGGCTATGCCGAGCAGCGCGAGCGCGCCGACGACCTCGCAGAAAAAATCATCGACGTCGTCGCCAAGCCATTTGCGCTTCCCGATATTCGCAAGGCTGTCGCCCGGGCACTCGTCGCTTAA
- the lysA gene encoding diaminopimelate decarboxylase, translating to MNHFDYRDGILYAENVPVPEIARAVGTPFYVYSTATLERHYRVFSEAFADVDSMVCYAMKANSNQAVLKTLGRLGAGIDVVSEGELRRALAAGIPASRIMFSGVGKTPQEMDFALEAGIYCFNVESEPELEILNQRAVNVGKKAPVSFRINPDVDAKTHAKISTGKKENKFGISWDRARAIYAHAAKLPGIEVTGIDMHIGSQITELQPFDDAFKLLRDLVATLRADGHSIHHVDIGGGLGVPYKDDNNPPPLPDAYAAIVKNQLRGLNCKIVTEPGRLIVGNAGILVTEVLYVKDGGEKTFVIVDGAMNDLIRPTLYEAYHEIRPVTISAANAPRIRADVVGPVCETGDYLALDREMAMPKPGDLMAVSTAGAYGAVQAGTYNSRLLVPEVLVKGSDFHVIRPRRTYAELISLDSVPAWLD from the coding sequence GTGAACCATTTCGATTACCGCGACGGCATCCTTTACGCCGAGAACGTCCCCGTTCCCGAGATCGCCAGGGCGGTCGGCACGCCGTTCTACGTTTATTCCACAGCAACGCTGGAGCGCCACTATCGCGTTTTCTCGGAAGCCTTCGCCGATGTCGACTCCATGGTTTGCTACGCGATGAAGGCGAACTCGAACCAAGCCGTGCTGAAGACCCTGGGACGCCTCGGTGCCGGCATCGACGTCGTCTCGGAAGGCGAACTGCGCCGTGCGCTTGCTGCCGGCATTCCGGCCAGCCGCATCATGTTTTCGGGCGTCGGCAAGACGCCGCAGGAGATGGATTTCGCCCTCGAGGCCGGCATCTACTGCTTCAACGTCGAATCCGAACCTGAGCTCGAGATTCTCAACCAGCGCGCTGTCAACGTCGGCAAGAAGGCGCCGGTCTCCTTCCGCATCAATCCTGATGTCGATGCCAAGACCCATGCGAAGATCTCGACCGGCAAGAAGGAAAACAAGTTCGGTATCTCCTGGGATCGCGCCCGCGCCATCTATGCCCATGCCGCCAAGCTGCCCGGCATCGAAGTCACCGGCATCGACATGCATATCGGCAGCCAGATCACCGAGCTGCAGCCCTTCGACGACGCCTTCAAGCTGCTGCGCGATCTCGTCGCGACGCTGCGTGCCGACGGCCACTCCATCCATCACGTCGACATCGGCGGCGGCCTTGGCGTTCCCTACAAGGATGACAACAATCCGCCGCCGCTGCCCGATGCCTATGCGGCGATCGTTAAGAACCAGCTGCGCGGCCTGAACTGCAAGATCGTCACCGAACCCGGTCGGCTGATCGTCGGGAATGCCGGCATCCTCGTGACCGAAGTTCTGTACGTGAAAGACGGCGGCGAGAAGACCTTCGTCATCGTCGACGGTGCGATGAACGATCTCATCCGCCCGACACTCTACGAGGCCTATCACGAGATCCGTCCAGTGACGATTTCGGCAGCGAACGCGCCGCGCATCCGCGCCGACGTGGTCGGCCCCGTTTGCGAGACGGGCGATTATCTGGCGCTCGACCGCGAAATGGCGATGCCGAAGCCCGGCGACCTGATGGCCGTCAGCACTGCCGGCGCCTATGGCGCGGTGCAGGCCGGCACCTATAATAGCCGTCTGCTGGTGCCCGAGGTTCTGGTCAAGGGCAGCGATTTTCATGTGATTCGCCCGCGCAGGACCTATGCTGAGCTGATCAGCCTGGATTCCGTTCCGGCCTGGCTCGACTAG
- a CDS encoding TlpA disulfide reductase family protein yields the protein MTTKKPFGLPSGKLIAIAAVAGVVAGAAAVYVKETGIGNGIASSASAECALAKERAANLAPLMKGQVAAMVAANEPRKLTAVSFNEPDGKPLTLDHFAGRTVLLNLWATWCVPCREEMPALNALEKEMGSDKFQVVPVNIDTGNDEKPKSFLAETGVDALQLYRDNTIGVFNSLKKEGLAFGLPVTLLLDDKGCLISAMNGPAAWDSEDAKALIKAVIGS from the coding sequence ATGACGACGAAAAAACCATTCGGCCTGCCGTCCGGAAAACTGATCGCAATCGCCGCCGTCGCAGGGGTCGTTGCAGGTGCGGCAGCGGTATACGTGAAGGAGACGGGCATTGGCAATGGCATCGCCAGCAGCGCTTCAGCCGAATGCGCGCTGGCAAAGGAGCGCGCCGCCAATCTGGCGCCGCTCATGAAGGGGCAGGTCGCCGCCATGGTTGCCGCCAACGAGCCGCGCAAGCTGACCGCGGTTTCCTTCAACGAACCCGACGGTAAACCGCTGACGCTCGATCATTTCGCCGGCAGGACCGTTCTTCTCAATCTCTGGGCCACGTGGTGTGTGCCCTGTCGCGAGGAGATGCCGGCGCTGAACGCTCTGGAAAAGGAGATGGGCAGCGACAAGTTCCAGGTCGTGCCCGTCAATATCGACACTGGCAATGATGAAAAGCCGAAGAGTTTCCTTGCCGAGACCGGTGTCGATGCGCTGCAGCTTTACCGAGACAATACGATCGGCGTCTTCAACAGCTTGAAGAAGGAAGGTCTCGCTTTCGGCCTGCCGGTGACGCTGCTGCTCGACGACAAAGGCTGCCTGATCTCCGCCATGAACGGGCCTGCCGCCTGGGATAGTGAAGATGCAAAGGCGCTGATCAAGGCTGTGATCGGGTCGTGA
- a CDS encoding ABC transporter permease, giving the protein MTEPPSRNREKAPAQPAAQQKRPEMRVRPTAPILPPSNIQGNALMVVISIMAFLACLTLGGVSMVRSTAASWESQISREITIQIKPDDNLDMEKALTQARDLALTFVGTKSGQIVDEAATARLLEPWLGPGLDLKDLPVPRLVVITIDESNPPDFDAMRSLLKDSIPQASLDDHRTWVDRLVSMAHTTVLIGTGVLLLVFSAMVLTVVFATRGALSGNRHIVEVLHFVGAESSFVATEFQKHFLKISFKGSAIGSALAALFFATAGFWQSRTLATPETDQATALFGTFSVGVLGYAGIFATMIVIALLTTVTARLTVMRTIYEIDTLRSDPTRTDGIAS; this is encoded by the coding sequence ATGACTGAGCCCCCGTCCAGGAACCGAGAGAAGGCGCCAGCCCAGCCTGCCGCCCAGCAGAAGCGCCCGGAAATGCGCGTGCGCCCGACCGCGCCGATCCTTCCGCCTTCCAATATCCAGGGCAACGCCTTGATGGTGGTCATATCGATCATGGCCTTTCTCGCCTGCCTGACGCTCGGCGGCGTCAGCATGGTGCGTTCGACGGCAGCAAGCTGGGAGAGCCAGATCTCCCGCGAGATCACCATCCAGATCAAGCCGGACGACAATCTCGACATGGAAAAGGCGCTGACGCAGGCACGCGACCTGGCGCTGACATTCGTCGGCACCAAGAGCGGCCAGATCGTCGACGAGGCAGCCACCGCCCGGTTGCTCGAACCTTGGCTCGGCCCCGGCCTCGATCTCAAGGATCTGCCTGTTCCCCGTCTCGTCGTCATCACGATCGACGAAAGCAATCCGCCGGATTTCGACGCGATGCGGAGCCTCCTGAAGGACAGCATCCCGCAGGCGAGCCTCGACGATCACCGCACCTGGGTCGACCGCCTGGTCTCCATGGCGCACACGACGGTGCTGATCGGCACCGGCGTCCTGCTCCTGGTTTTCTCGGCAATGGTGCTGACCGTCGTCTTCGCCACGCGCGGTGCACTGTCGGGCAACCGCCACATCGTCGAAGTGCTGCATTTCGTCGGTGCCGAGAGCTCCTTCGTCGCTACCGAATTTCAGAAGCATTTTCTGAAGATCAGCTTCAAGGGCTCGGCGATCGGCAGCGCGCTTGCGGCTCTTTTCTTTGCCACCGCCGGCTTCTGGCAGAGCCGCACGCTGGCAACACCGGAAACAGATCAGGCAACGGCGCTGTTCGGCACCTTCTCCGTCGGCGTACTCGGTTATGCCGGCATCTTCGCGACGATGATCGTCATCGCGCTCCTGACGACCGTCACGGCGCGGCTGACCGTCATGCGGACGATCTATGAAATCGATACATTGCGTTCGGATCCGACACGCACCGACGGCATCGCAAGTTGA
- a CDS encoding TIGR02302 family protein, whose product MTSPSRRNKGAFVLRPSLARLVTTKRLLARTVLFFEQLLPLLMPVLCIVALYLSASWFGIFRNVPDWLRILLLIAFAAAFLVSLVPFRHLRWPKTAEADRMLEERNGLPHQPVAVQEDEPAYDTPFSRALWREHQVRMAEKIAALDAGMPRPDIAAHDRFALRAIPALLLFTAFGYSLSLNGGSIGDALQSAPEQVAVDPAVRIDAWVTPPSYTGRAPIYLTADGSEQGPIGIPQFSGLTVRVSGGKTAEKVVFRKANGEARDIALQADAKPPQVPAPAGEQPTAGAPANNALVAQTHVMKLEENGALEVNGRRWSFDVLPDKAPEIAFDGMPKVSVNGALEIGFTVKDDYGVQEAHAEIIPVEADPTATPLYPLPEYRLDIPRRNARDAKGVTSRNLTEHPLAGKPVRITLVAKDAAGQTGRSPPYEMTLPSRPFSEPLAAAVAEERQVFALDTRKMPQAIALNEALTIRPEETIPKLTNYLLLQSALARMKLAKGEEALKDTAQYLWEIALGMEDGDLSLAERKLRDAQQKLADALNRNAPDEEIRKLMDELRKAMQDYLSELAQRMQNAPTMQPNQNAQNILRQQDLERMMDQIENLARSGNRDAAQQMLSELQRMMNNLQAGRPQRGQQGQENSEARKQIDKLGGILRDQQKLMEETFRLDQQLKDRMQRGESDMGENDPLLDEMMPGENGEPQDQQQGQQDQRQQGQGQRPSDQMTAEQLREALKQLRARQDGLGKQLGELQKKLGEMGMKPGPGFGQAQREMEGAGRELGQGRGDTAVENQGRALEALRQGARDMMNQMMQAQRGQQGQGPNGQVGQGDQNGRDPLGRPRMSNGYLGDDGVKVPDEIDVQRAREILDAIREKLGNNPPQEMERRYLERLLDIQ is encoded by the coding sequence ATGACAAGCCCCTCGAGGCGGAACAAGGGTGCATTTGTGCTCCGGCCCTCGCTTGCCCGGCTGGTAACGACGAAACGCCTGCTGGCGCGCACCGTGCTCTTCTTCGAGCAGTTGCTGCCGCTGCTGATGCCGGTCCTCTGCATCGTCGCCCTCTATCTCTCAGCCTCTTGGTTCGGCATCTTCCGCAACGTACCGGACTGGCTGCGCATCCTGCTGCTGATCGCCTTTGCCGCGGCGTTCCTCGTCTCGCTTGTCCCCTTCCGCCATCTGCGCTGGCCGAAAACCGCTGAAGCCGATCGCATGCTGGAAGAGCGCAACGGCCTGCCGCACCAGCCAGTTGCCGTCCAGGAAGACGAACCGGCCTACGACACGCCCTTTTCGCGGGCACTTTGGCGTGAGCACCAGGTGCGCATGGCCGAAAAGATCGCAGCACTCGACGCCGGCATGCCGCGGCCTGATATCGCCGCACATGACCGCTTCGCCCTGCGCGCCATCCCTGCTCTGCTGCTCTTCACCGCTTTTGGCTATTCACTGTCGCTCAACGGCGGCTCGATCGGCGACGCATTGCAGTCAGCGCCTGAGCAGGTGGCGGTCGATCCGGCGGTGCGCATCGACGCCTGGGTGACGCCGCCCTCCTATACCGGTCGCGCGCCGATTTACTTGACCGCGGACGGCAGCGAACAGGGACCGATCGGCATTCCGCAGTTTTCCGGTCTCACCGTGCGTGTCAGCGGCGGAAAGACGGCTGAAAAGGTCGTGTTCCGCAAGGCGAACGGCGAGGCGCGGGATATCGCCCTGCAGGCCGACGCAAAGCCGCCGCAGGTGCCTGCACCTGCCGGCGAGCAGCCGACGGCCGGCGCGCCTGCCAACAATGCCCTCGTCGCGCAGACGCATGTGATGAAGCTTGAGGAAAACGGCGCGCTCGAGGTCAATGGTCGCCGCTGGAGCTTCGACGTGCTGCCTGACAAGGCACCCGAAATCGCATTTGATGGCATGCCGAAGGTAAGCGTCAATGGCGCGCTGGAAATCGGCTTCACCGTCAAGGATGACTACGGCGTCCAGGAGGCCCATGCGGAGATTATTCCCGTCGAGGCCGATCCGACGGCGACGCCGCTCTATCCGCTGCCGGAGTACCGGCTGGATATTCCCCGCCGCAACGCCCGCGACGCCAAGGGCGTGACCAGCCGGAATCTGACCGAACATCCGCTTGCCGGCAAGCCGGTGCGCATTACCCTCGTCGCCAAGGATGCCGCCGGCCAGACCGGCCGCAGCCCGCCCTATGAGATGACGCTGCCCTCGCGGCCTTTCAGCGAGCCGCTTGCCGCAGCCGTCGCCGAGGAACGGCAGGTTTTCGCGCTCGATACCCGTAAGATGCCGCAGGCGATCGCGCTGAACGAGGCGCTGACCATCCGTCCCGAGGAGACCATCCCCAAGCTTACCAACTACCTGCTGCTGCAATCGGCCTTGGCCCGCATGAAGCTGGCAAAAGGCGAGGAGGCGCTGAAGGATACGGCCCAATATCTCTGGGAGATTGCGCTCGGCATGGAGGACGGCGATCTTTCGCTTGCCGAACGCAAGCTGCGCGACGCCCAGCAGAAGCTTGCCGATGCGTTGAACCGCAACGCCCCCGACGAAGAGATCAGGAAGCTGATGGACGAGCTGCGCAAGGCGATGCAGGATTACCTGAGCGAGCTTGCCCAGCGCATGCAGAACGCCCCGACGATGCAGCCGAACCAGAATGCGCAGAACATCTTGCGCCAGCAGGATCTGGAACGGATGATGGACCAGATCGAAAATCTCGCCCGCTCCGGCAATCGCGACGCGGCGCAGCAGATGCTGTCGGAATTGCAGCGCATGATGAACAACCTGCAGGCCGGCCGGCCGCAGCGGGGCCAGCAGGGTCAGGAAAACAGCGAAGCCCGCAAGCAGATCGATAAGCTCGGCGGGATCCTGCGCGATCAGCAGAAGCTGATGGAAGAAACCTTCCGCCTCGATCAGCAGCTCAAGGACCGCATGCAGCGTGGCGAATCCGATATGGGCGAAAACGATCCGCTGCTCGACGAGATGATGCCGGGAGAGAATGGCGAGCCGCAGGATCAGCAGCAAGGGCAGCAAGACCAGCGCCAGCAAGGTCAGGGCCAGCGACCTTCCGACCAGATGACGGCCGAGCAGCTCAGGGAAGCGCTGAAACAGTTGCGCGCCCGGCAGGATGGCCTCGGCAAGCAGCTCGGCGAATTGCAGAAAAAACTCGGCGAAATGGGCATGAAGCCCGGTCCCGGCTTCGGCCAGGCTCAACGCGAGATGGAGGGCGCCGGCCGCGAACTCGGCCAGGGCCGCGGCGACACGGCCGTCGAGAACCAGGGCCGCGCGCTTGAAGCCCTTCGCCAGGGGGCCCGCGACATGATGAACCAGATGATGCAGGCGCAACGGGGCCAGCAGGGACAGGGCCCGAATGGCCAAGTCGGCCAAGGCGATCAGAACGGCCGCGATCCACTGGGACGACCGCGCATGAGCAACGGCTATCTCGGCGACGACGGTGTGAAGGTGCCGGATGAGATCGACGTCCAGCGCGCGCGGGAAATCCTCGATGCGATTCGTGAGAAGCTCGGCAATAATCCGCCGCAAGAGATGGAACGGCGATATCTCGAACGGCTCCTGGATATCCAGTAG
- the ftsE gene encoding cell division ATP-binding protein FtsE, with the protein MIHFENVGLRYGMGPEILRDLTFDIPKKSFQFLTGPSGAGKTSLLRLLFMSLQPTRGLIRMFGRDISEIPRPELPLLRRRVGIVFQDFRLLDHLTTYENVALPLRVRGKEESSYKTDVLELLKWVGLGERINVLPPVLSGGEKQRAAIARALMDRPEVLLADEPTGNVDPPMARRLLNLFLELNRLGTAVVIATHDLTLMEQVEARRMILSEGHLDIYD; encoded by the coding sequence TTGATCCACTTCGAGAATGTCGGTTTGCGCTATGGCATGGGCCCGGAAATCCTCCGGGACCTGACCTTCGACATTCCGAAAAAATCCTTTCAGTTCCTGACCGGCCCATCCGGTGCCGGCAAGACCTCGCTGCTGCGGCTGCTCTTCATGTCGCTGCAGCCGACACGTGGCCTGATCCGCATGTTCGGGCGCGACATTTCCGAAATCCCCCGGCCGGAGTTGCCGCTGCTACGCCGGCGCGTCGGCATCGTCTTCCAGGATTTTCGCCTGCTCGACCATCTCACGACCTATGAGAATGTCGCTTTGCCCTTGCGGGTGCGCGGCAAGGAGGAAAGCTCCTACAAGACCGACGTTCTGGAACTCTTGAAATGGGTCGGCCTCGGCGAACGCATCAACGTGCTGCCGCCGGTCCTCTCCGGCGGAGAGAAGCAGCGCGCCGCTATCGCCCGGGCGCTGATGGACAGGCCGGAAGTCCTGCTGGCCGACGAGCCGACGGGCAATGTCGACCCGCCGATGGCGAGGCGCCTGCTCAATCTTTTCCTCGAACTCAATCGGCTTGGTACGGCTGTCGTCATCGCCACCCATGACCTGACGCTGATGGAACAGGTGGAAGCCCGCCGTATGATCCTCTCGGAGGGGCATCTCGATATCTATGACTGA
- the argH gene encoding argininosuccinate lyase has product MAENNTDTKSSNQMWGGRFASGPDAIMEEINASIGFDKKLFAQDIRGSVAHATMLAHQGIISSDDRDKIVHGLNTILSEIESGNFEFSRRLEDIHMNIEARLATLIGPAAGRLHTARSRNDQVALDFRLWVKEELEKTEKMLTGLIAAFLDRAEEHAESVMPGFTHLQTAQPVTFGHHCMAYVEMFGRDRARVRHAIEHLDESPIGAAALAGTGYPIDRHMTAKALGFREPTRNSIDTVSDRDFAIEFLSIAAITGMHLSRLAEEIVIWSTPQFGFVRLSDAFSTGSSIMPQKKNPDAAELVRAKTGRINGSLIALLTIMKGLPLAYSKDMQEDKEQVFDAAESLELAIAAMTGMVRDMAVNTARMKAAAGSGFSTATDLADWLVREAGLPFRDAHHVTGRAVALAESEGCDLAELPLSDLQAIHSAITDKVYDVLTVEASVASRKSFGGTAPSEVRKQIAFWRARN; this is encoded by the coding sequence ATGGCCGAGAACAATACGGACACCAAATCCTCCAACCAGATGTGGGGTGGGCGCTTCGCCTCCGGCCCGGACGCGATCATGGAGGAGATAAATGCCTCGATCGGTTTCGACAAGAAGCTATTCGCGCAGGATATCCGCGGTTCCGTCGCCCATGCGACGATGCTCGCCCATCAGGGGATCATTTCATCAGACGATAGGGACAAGATCGTTCACGGGCTAAACACGATCCTGTCAGAAATCGAAAGCGGCAATTTCGAATTCTCGCGCCGGCTCGAAGACATCCACATGAATATCGAGGCGCGCCTGGCGACGCTGATCGGGCCGGCGGCCGGCCGGCTGCACACCGCCCGCTCGCGCAACGACCAGGTGGCGCTCGACTTCCGCCTCTGGGTGAAGGAAGAACTCGAGAAGACCGAGAAGATGCTCACCGGCTTGATCGCCGCCTTCCTCGACCGCGCCGAGGAACATGCCGAAAGCGTCATGCCGGGCTTTACCCATCTGCAGACCGCCCAGCCCGTCACCTTCGGCCATCACTGCATGGCCTATGTCGAAATGTTCGGCCGTGACCGCGCGCGCGTGCGCCACGCCATCGAGCACCTGGACGAAAGCCCGATTGGTGCGGCCGCCCTTGCCGGCACTGGCTATCCGATCGATCGCCACATGACGGCCAAGGCGCTTGGTTTCCGCGAGCCGACCCGCAACTCCATCGACACCGTCTCCGACCGCGACTTCGCCATCGAATTCCTGTCGATCGCCGCGATTACGGGCATGCATCTGTCGCGCCTCGCCGAAGAGATCGTCATCTGGTCGACCCCGCAATTCGGCTTTGTGCGCTTGTCCGACGCTTTCTCGACCGGCTCCTCGATCATGCCGCAGAAGAAGAACCCCGATGCGGCCGAACTGGTGCGCGCCAAGACCGGCCGCATCAATGGCTCGCTGATCGCGCTGCTGACGATCATGAAGGGCCTGCCGCTCGCCTATTCCAAGGACATGCAGGAAGACAAGGAGCAGGTCTTCGACGCGGCCGAGAGCCTGGAGTTGGCAATCGCCGCCATGACCGGCATGGTGCGCGACATGGCCGTCAATACAGCGCGCATGAAGGCGGCGGCCGGCTCCGGCTTTTCGACGGCGACCGATCTTGCCGACTGGCTGGTGCGCGAAGCGGGCCTGCCCTTCCGTGACGCCCATCACGTCACCGGTCGCGCCGTGGCGCTCGCCGAAAGCGAGGGCTGCGATCTTGCCGAGCTGCCGCTCTCCGATCTGCAGGCGATCCATTCCGCGATCACCGACAAGGTCTACGACGTGTTGACGGTGGAAGCCTCGGTCGCCAGCCGCAAGAGCTTCGGTGGCACGGCGCCCTCCGAGGTACGCAAGCAGATTGCCTTCTGGCGCGCCCGCAATTGA
- a CDS encoding YdcF family protein, with protein MTMGDTTRNPIRQDPELDRPAGLPPRRGPIRRLLRWGGFGCVLAIALVFGGFLRFADSVTTLRPPVEPKADAIVVLTGGYQRIDQAVELLQKGAGKRLLISGVHPTTTPAQIRKMTQGSADLFSCCVDIGHDAIDTIGNAEETSNWIHARGYRSILVVTNNYHMPRSLAELSYVDPDIEFIPYPVVNSDLKTRNWFTDPNAMRVMLAEYAKVLLTGARNITGFGRHTGLRSAAVSPSD; from the coding sequence ATGACCATGGGCGATACGACACGCAATCCGATTCGGCAGGACCCGGAGCTTGATCGTCCGGCGGGCCTGCCGCCGCGGCGTGGTCCAATCCGCCGCCTGCTGCGCTGGGGTGGCTTTGGCTGCGTTCTGGCGATCGCTCTGGTGTTCGGCGGCTTTCTGCGGTTTGCCGATTCCGTGACAACGCTCAGGCCCCCGGTCGAGCCGAAGGCGGATGCGATCGTCGTGCTGACAGGCGGCTACCAGCGCATCGACCAGGCCGTGGAATTGCTGCAGAAGGGGGCAGGCAAACGACTGCTGATCTCGGGCGTCCACCCGACGACCACGCCAGCGCAGATTCGCAAGATGACGCAAGGCTCGGCCGATCTTTTCTCCTGCTGCGTTGATATCGGCCATGATGCGATAGACACGATCGGCAACGCCGAGGAAACCTCCAACTGGATCCACGCCAGGGGATACAGAAGCATTCTCGTCGTCACCAACAATTATCATATGCCGCGCAGCCTCGCAGAACTCTCCTATGTCGATCCGGACATCGAATTCATCCCCTATCCGGTGGTCAATTCGGATTTGAAGACCCGCAACTGGTTTACCGACCCGAACGCAATGCGCGTCATGCTCGCCGAATATGCAAAGGTGCTGTTAACAGGCGCCCGCAACATCACCGGCTTCGGCCGCCATACCGGACTGCGCTCGGCAGCCGTATCCCCCTCAGACTGA
- a CDS encoding lipoprotein: MQKSLPHLIRLTAVLAVIGLAVAGCGRKGDLDPPSAAATKEGDVSKPTKQPGTVDKPFLLDPLL, encoded by the coding sequence ATGCAGAAGAGCTTGCCGCACCTCATCCGCCTGACGGCGGTGCTCGCCGTCATCGGCCTTGCCGTTGCCGGATGCGGACGCAAGGGTGATCTCGATCCGCCGAGTGCTGCGGCGACGAAGGAAGGCGACGTTTCCAAGCCGACGAAACAGCCCGGCACCGTTGATAAGCCCTTCCTTCTTGACCCCCTCCTTTAA
- a CDS encoding 1-acyl-sn-glycerol-3-phosphate acyltransferase, with the protein MIALRSVLFNTIFYANLIIRMIVLSPYYFVVPRLTAYAIPKNWARSNHWLMRMIVGTTFEIEGLQNLPEGSFILAPKHQSFWDTYALLPNLKDPVYILKRELMWIPLFGWYAKKQRMIPVDRGARGKVMVEVLKRTREELSTGRQLIIYPEGTRRPPGAEPVYKYGIARMYRDLGIPVVPVAMHPGLFWPRRSVRRYPGHFKVRILPPIMPGMDPDAFFAQLIEVTERASDELLIDTIERNPHLPLPPTAIARLAELRKVKAATV; encoded by the coding sequence ATGATCGCCCTGCGTTCCGTCCTCTTCAACACGATCTTCTATGCCAATCTCATCATCCGGATGATCGTGCTCTCGCCCTATTATTTCGTGGTGCCGCGCCTGACGGCCTACGCGATTCCAAAGAATTGGGCGCGCTCCAACCATTGGCTGATGCGCATGATCGTCGGGACGACCTTCGAGATCGAGGGGTTGCAGAACCTGCCTGAGGGCAGTTTTATCCTGGCGCCGAAGCACCAGTCCTTCTGGGACACCTATGCGCTGCTGCCCAACCTCAAGGATCCGGTCTACATCCTGAAGCGCGAGCTGATGTGGATTCCGCTCTTTGGCTGGTATGCGAAGAAGCAGCGCATGATCCCGGTCGATCGCGGCGCCCGCGGCAAAGTGATGGTAGAGGTGCTGAAACGCACTAGGGAAGAGCTTTCGACCGGCCGCCAGCTGATCATCTATCCTGAGGGCACCCGCCGCCCGCCGGGTGCGGAGCCGGTCTATAAATACGGCATCGCCCGCATGTACCGCGATCTTGGCATTCCCGTCGTGCCGGTTGCGATGCATCCCGGCCTCTTCTGGCCGCGGCGGAGCGTCCGTCGTTATCCCGGCCATTTCAAGGTCAGGATCCTGCCGCCGATCATGCCGGGAATGGATCCGGATGCTTTCTTCGCTCAGCTGATCGAGGTCACGGAGCGGGCGAGCGACGAGCTCCTCATCGATACCATCGAACGCAATCCGCATCTGCCGTTGCCGCCGACAGCGATCGCTCGGCTGGCCGAGCTGCGCAAAGTGAAGGCGGCGACGGTCTGA
- the hpt gene encoding hypoxanthine phosphoribosyltransferase: MPVVRGKNIEPLFTAEQIAERNHAMAREIANGPTKDLLVIAVLKGSFIFAADLIRALHDTGLAPEVEFITLSSYGTGTVSQGVRIVKDIDSDVHGRDVLLIDDILESGRTLLFAKELLFERGARNVTIAVLLDKRVKRKEKLEADYVGFECPDYFVVGYGMDVAYAFRELPFVGVVTGDA; encoded by the coding sequence ATGCCTGTTGTGCGCGGAAAAAACATCGAGCCGCTCTTCACCGCCGAGCAGATCGCGGAGCGCAATCATGCCATGGCGCGGGAGATCGCCAACGGGCCGACCAAGGACCTGCTCGTCATTGCCGTGCTCAAGGGCTCCTTCATCTTCGCCGCCGACCTGATCCGCGCCCTGCACGACACCGGGCTTGCCCCCGAGGTCGAGTTCATCACGCTGTCGAGCTACGGCACCGGCACGGTTTCGCAGGGCGTGCGCATCGTCAAGGATATCGACAGCGACGTGCATGGCCGAGACGTCCTCCTGATCGACGATATTCTCGAGTCCGGCCGGACGCTGCTCTTTGCCAAGGAACTGCTCTTCGAACGTGGCGCGCGCAACGTGACGATCGCCGTGCTGCTCGACAAGCGGGTCAAGCGCAAGGAAAAGCTGGAGGCCGATTATGTCGGCTTCGAATGTCCCGATTACTTCGTCGTCGGCTACGGTATGGACGTTGCCTACGCGTTTCGCGAACTGCCCTTCGTCGGTGTGGTGACCGGCGACGCCTGA